A single Panthera tigris isolate Pti1 chromosome A3, P.tigris_Pti1_mat1.1, whole genome shotgun sequence DNA region contains:
- the BPIFB3 gene encoding BPI fold-containing family B member 3, whose protein sequence is MMLGMWSLLLLWGLATPCQGLLETVGTLARIDKDELGKAIQNSLVGGPILQNVLGTVTSVNQGLLGSGGLLGGGGLLSYGGIFGVVEELSGLKIEELTLPKVSLKLLPGFGVQLSLHTKVGLHGSGPLGGLLQLAAEVNVSSRVALGVSSRGTPTLVLKRCSTLLGHISLLSGLLPAPLFGVVEQTLFKVLPGLLCPMVDSVLGVVNELLGTALSLVPIGALGSVEFTLATLPLISNQYIELDINPIVKSVAGDIIDFPKPPKPIKVPPKDDHTSQVVVPLYLFNTVFGLLQANGALDIDITPELVPSNVPLTTTDLAALVPEALGKLPPGQQLLLLIRVKEAASVTLQNKKATVSIPANIRVLSYRPKGTPEAFFELNAVLTLNAQLAPSATKLRLSLSLERLRVKLASSFAHAFDASHLEEWLSDVVRVAYVPKLNVDLDVGIPLPKVLNVNFATAALEIIENAVVLTVAS, encoded by the exons ATGATGTTGGGCATGTGGTCCTTGCTCCTCCTCTGGGGTCTGGCGACTCCGTGCCAGGGGCTACTTGAGACAGTGGGCACGCTGGCTCGGATTGACAAAGATGAACTTGGCAAAG CCATCCAGAACTCGCTGGTTGGAGGGCCCATTCTGCAGAACGTGCTGGGCACAGTCACATCTGTGAACCAGGGCCTCCTGGGCTCTGGGGGACTGCTCGGAGGAGGCGGCCTGCTGAGCTATGGAGGGATTTTTGGCGTTGTGGAAGAGCTTTCTGG GCTGAAGATTGAGGAGCTCACACTGCCGAAGGTGTCGCTGAAGCTGCTGCCTGGGTTTGGGGTGCAGCTGAGCCTGCACACCAAGGTGGGCCTGCATGGCTCTGG GCCCCTGGGGGGCCTCCTGCAGCTGGCCGCGGAGGTGAACGTGTCATCGCGGGTGGCTCTGGGCGTGAGCTCTCGGGGCACGCCCACGCTCGTCCTCAAGCGCTGCAGCACGCTCCTGGGCCACATCAGCCTGCTCTCGGG GCTGCTGCCCGCACCGCTCTTTGGGGTCGTGGAGCAGACCCTCTTCAAGGTGCTCCCGGGATTG CTGTGCCCCATGGTGGACAGTGTGCTGGGCGTGGTGAATGAGCTCCTGGGGACTGCGCTGA GCCTGGTGCCCATTGGGGCTCTTGGGTCCGTGGAATTTACTCTGGCCACGCTGCCTCTTATCTCTAACCAGTACATAGAGTTGGATATCAAC CCCATCGTGAAAAGCGTAGCCGGTGACATCATCGACTTCCCCAAGCCCCCGAAACCCATCAAGGTGCCCCCCAAGGATGACCACACATCTCAGGTGGTTGTGCCTCTGTACCTCTTCAACACTGTGTTTGGGCTTCTGCAGGCCAACGGTGCCCTCGACATAGACATCACCCCCGAGCTG GTTCCCAGCAACGTGCCATTGACAACGACAGACCTGGCAGCTTTGGTCCCCGAG gCCCTGGGAAAGTTGCCCCCGGGCCAGCAGCTCCTGCTCTTGATACGGGTGAAAGAGGCAGCCTCGGTCACTCTCCAGAACAAGAAGGCCACAGTGTCTATCCCAGCTAACATCCGTGTGCTGTCCTACCGCCCTAAAGGGACCCCTGAAGCCTTCTTCGAGCTGAATGCG GTTTTGACTTTAAATGCCCAGCTGGCCCCCTCGGCTACCAAGCTGCGCCTCTCGCTGTCCCTGGAACG GCTTCGTGTCAAGCTGGCCTCCTCCTTTGCCCACGCCTTTGAT GCATCCCATTTAGAAGAATGGCTCAGTGATGTGGTCCGGGTGGCCTACGTGCCGAAGCTCAATG TGGACCTGGATGTTGGAATTCCCCTGCCTAAGGTTCTCAATGTCAATTTTGCCACTGCAGCCCTGGAGATCATAGAG AATGCTGTTGTGCTGACCGTGGCATCCTGA